In Nymphaea colorata isolate Beijing-Zhang1983 chromosome 3, ASM883128v2, whole genome shotgun sequence, a genomic segment contains:
- the LOC116249822 gene encoding autophagy-related protein 18h-like isoform X4, producing the protein MKKDGKSARNGSGGRLLPNSIRIISSCLKTVSSNANSVASTVRSAGASVASSISFRDEEQLQKDQVQWAGFDKLEVGPSAFKHVLLLGYSNGFQVVDVEDASNVRELVSKRDGPVTFLQMQPLPSKLEDEGGFRASHPLLLVVAGEANSNALIQSSNFGGKLREGITHPQETNTSSSTVVRFYSLKSHNYVHVLRFRSVVYLVRCSPRIIAIALATQIYCFDPVTLENKFSVLTYPVPLMGQGVTGVNIGYGPMAVGPRWLSYASNQSLISNTGRLSPQNLTPSPGSSPSNSPGNGSLMARLAMESSKHLAAGLINIGDMGYKTLSKYCQDMLPDGSSSPVPSNGSWKVGRVTSSTHSTENDNVGVVVVKDFITKATIAQFRAHTSPISALCFDPSGTLLVTASVNGNNINVFRIMPLHVTDDPNSVCYDWSASHVHLYKLHRGMTSAVIQDICFSSYSQWVAIISSRGTCHIFVLSPFGGEVSLCSHAYFDGSAPFLDSPSAWWLSSGSCALNMHNGLQLPPPPPPPPPIVTLSVVSRIKNSNGGWLNTVSGSAVKRNAPSGALSAVFHNSVSRVHQSGPLKSNCLEYLLVCSPSGHVVQHDLLPAFSTATDLHYSNISPRIGAGPSGSNLDEDFKVISEPVQWWDVCRRTNWPEREGSLSSIGFDEIESNGASTDCFDCDGMQVSCFNALSNEVDGKERHKSNENLHWYLSNAEVQINSGRIPVWQTSKICFFAMSNQTDDHNCSGGEIEIEKVHVQEIEMREKDLLPVFDHYHSFQSDQSIRRDTKGRYANASSHEVVNGQSAGMKSPIVLPSTEIPIYIKSLHASSQMSQMANQNESLIENRSPSIGDEVTRDGLLICGGDSCNGKSDISCLNVHLHPMSESPEATAPVDIINYFGGHCKVSEVDGCYRSGETAGDSENSNSRDTVSKKNNVVDHDDMLEGVFAFS; encoded by the exons ATGAAGAAGGATGGCAAATCAGCAAGGAACGGTAGCGGTGGTCGATTGCTTCCCAATTCGATTCGTATAATCTCTTCGTGTCTCAAGACCGTTTCTTCCAATGCTAACTCCGTTGCTTCCACCGTACGATCGGCAGGGGCCTCCGTGGCCTCATCCATTTCCTTCAGGGACGAGGAACAGTTACAGAAGGACCAG GTGCAGTGGGCTGGATTTGATAAGTTAGAGGTTGGTCCTTCTGCTTTCAAGCATGTCCTGTTGCTGGGTTATTCTAATGGCTTCCAAGTTGTTGATGTTGAAGATGCTTCCAATGTTCGTGAACTGGTGTCCAAGCGTGATGGGCCAGTTACATTTCTACAAATGCAGCCTCTTCCATCTAAGTTGGAGGATGAAGGTGGCTTTAGAGCATCACATCCACTGCTCTTAGTCGTTGCAGGTGAAGCTAACAGCAATGCTTTAATTCAAAGCAGTAATTTTGGTGGAAAATTACGGGAAGGAATAACTCATCCTCAAGAAACAAATACTTCCAGTTCAACAGTCGTTCGGTTCTATTCTCTAAAATCTCACAACTATGTGCATGTTTTGAGGTTCCGTTCTGTGGTTTACCTAGTTCGTTGCAGTCCACGAATCATAGCTATAGCATTGGCAACTCAA ATATACTGTTTTGATCCTGTCACTCTTGAGAACAAATTCAGTGTACTGACTTATCCTGTTCCCTTGATGGGTCAAGGAGTCACCGGTGTTAACATTGGGTATGGACCAATGGCAGTGGGACCACGATGGTTATCTTATGCTTCAAATCAATCTTTAATATCAAACACTGGTCGTCTTAGTCCTCAAAACCTCACTCCTTCCCCAGGTTCCAGTCCATCAAATTCACCTGGTAATGGCAGCCTGATGGCTCGGTTAGCCATGGAATCAAGCAAACACCTTGCTGCTGGTCTGATTAATATTGGGGATATGGGCTATAAAACCTTGTCTAAATACTGCCAGGACATGTTACCTGATGGTTCCAGTTCACCTGTTCCATCAAATGGTAGCTGGAAGGTGGGCAGAGTTACTTCATCCACACATTCCACTGAGAATGACAATGTTGGTGTA GTTGTCGTCAAAGATTTCATAACAAAAGCCACTATTGCGCAGTTTAGGGCTCACACCAGTCCAATATCTGCTCTTTGTTTTGATCCTAGTGGGACCCTCTTGGTAACTGCATCTGTGAATGGGAACAATATAAATGTCTTCCGAATAATGCCACTCCATGTTACTGATGACCCCAACTCTGTGTGCTATGACTGGAGTGCATCGCATGTACACCTGTACAAACTACATCGTGGAATGACATCTGCA GTCATACAAGATATCTGTTTCAGCAGCTACAGTCAATGGGTTGCAATCATCTCATCCAGGGGCACATGCCATATTTTTGTGTTGTCTCCTTTTGGTGGTGAAGTTTCTCTTTGTTCACATGCTTATTTTGATGGTTCAGCCCCATTTCTTGATTCACCATCAGCTTGGTGGTTATCTTCTGGTTCTTGTGCACTGAATATGCACAATGGGTTGCAGCTACCAccgcctccacctccacctccacctaTTGTTACACTTTCTGTTGTAAGCAGGATAAAAAACAGTAATGGTGGTTGGCTCAATACAGTTAGTGGCTCTGCAGTAAAGAGAAATGCACCCTCTGGAGCTCTTTCTGCAGTTTTTCACAATTCGGTATCCCGTGTTCATCAATCAGGACCTCTAAAATCTAATTGTTTAGAGTATTTGTTGGTTTGCTCTCCATCAGGTCATGTCGTCCAACATGACCTTCTTCCTGCATTCAGCACAGCGACAGATTTACACTATAGTAATATTTCACCAAGAATTGGTGCTGGTCCTTCAGGATCAAATCTGGACGAAGACTTTAAGGTTATCAGTGAGCCTGTGCAGTGGTGGGATGTTTGTCGAAGAACAAATTGGCCTGAAAGAGAGGGGAGTTTATCATCTATAGGGTTTGATGAAATAGAAAGTAATGGAGCCTCGACAGATTGTTTTGATTGTGATGGTATGCAGGTAAGTTGCTTCAATGCATTGAGCAATGAGGTGGATGGAAAAGAACGTCATAAGTCCAATGAAAACCTTCATTGGTACTTGTCAAATGCTGAAGTGCAGATAAATTCTGGGAGGATTCCAGTATGGCAAACATCAAAG ATCTGCTTTTTTGCAATGAGTAATCAGACAGATGATCATAACTGTAGTGGTGGAGAGATAGAAATTGAGAAGGTCCATGTTCAAGAGATTGAAATGAGGGAAAAGGATTTACTTCCAGTCTTTGACCATTACCACAGCTTCCAATCAGATCAGAGCATTCG GAGGGACACAAAGGGAAGGTATGCTAATGCCTCATCTCATGAAGTAGTGAATGGGCAATCCGCTG GGATGAAAAGTCCTATTGTGCTTCCATCTACCGAGATCCCAATCTATATCAAGTCCTTGCACGCATCAAGTCAGATGAGCCAGATGGCAAATCAAAATGAGAGCTTAATAG AGAATAGATCTCCTTCCATTGGAGATGAAGTTACAAGAGATGGCCTCCTCATTTGTGGTGGTGATAGCTGTAATGGTAAATCAGATATTTCTTGCTTGAACGTGCACTTGCATCCAATGTCTGAATCTCCAGAGGCTACTGCTCCTGTGGACATTATTAACTATTTTGGGGGACACTGTAAAGTGTCAGAAGTAGATGGATGCTATCGGTCAGGGGAAACAGCTGGGGATTCAGAGAATAGCAACAGTAGAGACACCGTgagcaagaaaaacaatgttGTTGATCATGATGATATGCTTGAAGGAGTATTTGCATTCTCCTAG
- the LOC116249822 gene encoding autophagy-related protein 18h-like isoform X5: MTQICSSILSQVQWAGFDKLEVGPSAFKHVLLLGYSNGFQVVDVEDASNVRELVSKRDGPVTFLQMQPLPSKLEDEGGFRASHPLLLVVAGEANSNALIQSSNFGGKLREGITHPQETNTSSSTVVRFYSLKSHNYVHVLRFRSVVYLVRCSPRIIAIALATQIYCFDPVTLENKFSVLTYPVPLMGQGVTGVNIGYGPMAVGPRWLSYASNQSLISNTGRLSPQNLTPSPGSSPSNSPGNGSLMARLAMESSKHLAAGLINIGDMGYKTLSKYCQDMLPDGSSSPVPSNGSWKVGRVTSSTHSTENDNVGVVVVKDFITKATIAQFRAHTSPISALCFDPSGTLLVTASVNGNNINVFRIMPLHVTDDPNSVCYDWSASHVHLYKLHRGMTSAVIQDICFSSYSQWVAIISSRGTCHIFVLSPFGGEVSLCSHAYFDGSAPFLDSPSAWWLSSGSCALNMHNGLQLPPPPPPPPPIVTLSVVSRIKNSNGGWLNTVSGSAVKRNAPSGALSAVFHNSVSRVHQSGPLKSNCLEYLLVCSPSGHVVQHDLLPAFSTATDLHYSNISPRIGAGPSGSNLDEDFKVISEPVQWWDVCRRTNWPEREGSLSSIGFDEIESNGASTDCFDCDGMQVSCFNALSNEVDGKERHKSNENLHWYLSNAEVQINSGRIPVWQTSKICFFAMSNQTDDHNCSGGEIEIEKVHVQEIEMREKDLLPVFDHYHSFQSDQSIRRDTKGRYANASSHEVVNGQSAGSSSVAANVLSSKCDGSSGMKSPIVLPSTEIPIYIKSLHASSQMSQMANQNESLIERKGEEASEQDRERNAKMTSSITNLFSENRSPSIGDEVTRDGLLICGGDSCNGKSDISCLNVHLHPMSESPEATAPVDIINYFGGHCKVSEVDGCYRSGETAGDSENSNSRDTVSKKNNVVDHDDMLEGVFAFS; this comes from the exons ATGACTCAAATATGCAGCAGTATCCTGTCACAG GTGCAGTGGGCTGGATTTGATAAGTTAGAGGTTGGTCCTTCTGCTTTCAAGCATGTCCTGTTGCTGGGTTATTCTAATGGCTTCCAAGTTGTTGATGTTGAAGATGCTTCCAATGTTCGTGAACTGGTGTCCAAGCGTGATGGGCCAGTTACATTTCTACAAATGCAGCCTCTTCCATCTAAGTTGGAGGATGAAGGTGGCTTTAGAGCATCACATCCACTGCTCTTAGTCGTTGCAGGTGAAGCTAACAGCAATGCTTTAATTCAAAGCAGTAATTTTGGTGGAAAATTACGGGAAGGAATAACTCATCCTCAAGAAACAAATACTTCCAGTTCAACAGTCGTTCGGTTCTATTCTCTAAAATCTCACAACTATGTGCATGTTTTGAGGTTCCGTTCTGTGGTTTACCTAGTTCGTTGCAGTCCACGAATCATAGCTATAGCATTGGCAACTCAA ATATACTGTTTTGATCCTGTCACTCTTGAGAACAAATTCAGTGTACTGACTTATCCTGTTCCCTTGATGGGTCAAGGAGTCACCGGTGTTAACATTGGGTATGGACCAATGGCAGTGGGACCACGATGGTTATCTTATGCTTCAAATCAATCTTTAATATCAAACACTGGTCGTCTTAGTCCTCAAAACCTCACTCCTTCCCCAGGTTCCAGTCCATCAAATTCACCTGGTAATGGCAGCCTGATGGCTCGGTTAGCCATGGAATCAAGCAAACACCTTGCTGCTGGTCTGATTAATATTGGGGATATGGGCTATAAAACCTTGTCTAAATACTGCCAGGACATGTTACCTGATGGTTCCAGTTCACCTGTTCCATCAAATGGTAGCTGGAAGGTGGGCAGAGTTACTTCATCCACACATTCCACTGAGAATGACAATGTTGGTGTA GTTGTCGTCAAAGATTTCATAACAAAAGCCACTATTGCGCAGTTTAGGGCTCACACCAGTCCAATATCTGCTCTTTGTTTTGATCCTAGTGGGACCCTCTTGGTAACTGCATCTGTGAATGGGAACAATATAAATGTCTTCCGAATAATGCCACTCCATGTTACTGATGACCCCAACTCTGTGTGCTATGACTGGAGTGCATCGCATGTACACCTGTACAAACTACATCGTGGAATGACATCTGCA GTCATACAAGATATCTGTTTCAGCAGCTACAGTCAATGGGTTGCAATCATCTCATCCAGGGGCACATGCCATATTTTTGTGTTGTCTCCTTTTGGTGGTGAAGTTTCTCTTTGTTCACATGCTTATTTTGATGGTTCAGCCCCATTTCTTGATTCACCATCAGCTTGGTGGTTATCTTCTGGTTCTTGTGCACTGAATATGCACAATGGGTTGCAGCTACCAccgcctccacctccacctccacctaTTGTTACACTTTCTGTTGTAAGCAGGATAAAAAACAGTAATGGTGGTTGGCTCAATACAGTTAGTGGCTCTGCAGTAAAGAGAAATGCACCCTCTGGAGCTCTTTCTGCAGTTTTTCACAATTCGGTATCCCGTGTTCATCAATCAGGACCTCTAAAATCTAATTGTTTAGAGTATTTGTTGGTTTGCTCTCCATCAGGTCATGTCGTCCAACATGACCTTCTTCCTGCATTCAGCACAGCGACAGATTTACACTATAGTAATATTTCACCAAGAATTGGTGCTGGTCCTTCAGGATCAAATCTGGACGAAGACTTTAAGGTTATCAGTGAGCCTGTGCAGTGGTGGGATGTTTGTCGAAGAACAAATTGGCCTGAAAGAGAGGGGAGTTTATCATCTATAGGGTTTGATGAAATAGAAAGTAATGGAGCCTCGACAGATTGTTTTGATTGTGATGGTATGCAGGTAAGTTGCTTCAATGCATTGAGCAATGAGGTGGATGGAAAAGAACGTCATAAGTCCAATGAAAACCTTCATTGGTACTTGTCAAATGCTGAAGTGCAGATAAATTCTGGGAGGATTCCAGTATGGCAAACATCAAAG ATCTGCTTTTTTGCAATGAGTAATCAGACAGATGATCATAACTGTAGTGGTGGAGAGATAGAAATTGAGAAGGTCCATGTTCAAGAGATTGAAATGAGGGAAAAGGATTTACTTCCAGTCTTTGACCATTACCACAGCTTCCAATCAGATCAGAGCATTCG GAGGGACACAAAGGGAAGGTATGCTAATGCCTCATCTCATGAAGTAGTGAATGGGCAATCCGCTG gTTCTTCAAGCGTAGCTGCTAATGTGCTTTCTTCAAAATGTGATGGCTCTTCAGGGATGAAAAGTCCTATTGTGCTTCCATCTACCGAGATCCCAATCTATATCAAGTCCTTGCACGCATCAAGTCAGATGAGCCAGATGGCAAATCAAAATGAGAGCTTAATAG agagaaagggagaggaagcGAGTGAGCAAGACAGGGAGAGGAATGCAAAAATGACTTCATCAATTACCAATCTCTTTTCAGAGAATAGATCTCCTTCCATTGGAGATGAAGTTACAAGAGATGGCCTCCTCATTTGTGGTGGTGATAGCTGTAATGGTAAATCAGATATTTCTTGCTTGAACGTGCACTTGCATCCAATGTCTGAATCTCCAGAGGCTACTGCTCCTGTGGACATTATTAACTATTTTGGGGGACACTGTAAAGTGTCAGAAGTAGATGGATGCTATCGGTCAGGGGAAACAGCTGGGGATTCAGAGAATAGCAACAGTAGAGACACCGTgagcaagaaaaacaatgttGTTGATCATGATGATATGCTTGAAGGAGTATTTGCATTCTCCTAG